One stretch of Pirellulales bacterium DNA includes these proteins:
- a CDS encoding phosphate ABC transporter substrate-binding protein, producing MTLGAVQVDSHLPAYQQQSGEVSGDIKAIGSDTMINLMLLWSDGFKHYYPDVKAEVEGKGSSTAPPALINGMANFGPMSRDWKASEIDDFEKKFGYKPTSLVTSIDMLAVYVNKDCPLDSLTLEQLDAIFSATRKGGYGKDLVRWGDLGLKGEWADKPISLYGRNSASGTYQYFKEHALFGGDFKPKVAEQPGSSAVVNSIANDRYGIGYSGIGYKTPNVKALALDSGKGLVPALPENAYNGKYPMTRPLWLSINYTPGSPLDPLRREFILYVFSQQGQRDVIKDGNLPVTAAMAEKQLAKVGMGAKAKTSAAGTGSQAIGVHVEAVHAEKTPE from the coding sequence ATGACGCTCGGAGCAGTACAGGTTGACTCCCATCTGCCGGCGTATCAGCAGCAAAGCGGCGAAGTGTCCGGCGATATCAAAGCCATTGGTTCCGACACGATGATTAACCTGATGCTGCTGTGGAGCGACGGCTTCAAGCATTACTATCCCGATGTCAAAGCGGAGGTGGAAGGCAAAGGCTCGTCGACCGCCCCGCCGGCGTTAATCAACGGGATGGCCAACTTCGGTCCGATGAGCCGCGATTGGAAAGCGTCGGAAATTGACGACTTCGAAAAAAAATTCGGCTACAAGCCGACGTCGCTGGTCACCAGCATCGACATGCTGGCCGTGTACGTGAACAAAGATTGCCCATTAGATAGCCTCACGCTGGAGCAGCTGGACGCCATTTTTTCCGCCACGCGCAAGGGTGGATACGGGAAGGACCTTGTCCGATGGGGTGATTTGGGGTTGAAAGGGGAGTGGGCCGATAAACCCATCAGCCTGTATGGACGCAACTCTGCCAGCGGGACATATCAATACTTCAAGGAGCATGCCCTGTTCGGTGGCGACTTCAAACCGAAGGTGGCGGAGCAGCCGGGCAGTTCGGCGGTGGTGAATAGCATTGCCAACGACCGTTACGGCATTGGTTACAGTGGCATCGGTTATAAAACGCCAAACGTGAAGGCCCTGGCGCTGGATAGCGGCAAGGGCTTGGTTCCGGCACTGCCGGAAAACGCCTACAACGGCAAATATCCGATGACCCGCCCGTTGTGGTTGAGCATCAATTACACGCCGGGCAGCCCGTTAGATCCGCTGCGCCGTGAATTTATTTTGTATGTGTTTAGCCAGCAGGGTCAGCGCGACGTGATTAAAGACGGCAACCTGCCGGTCACCGCCGCCATGGCAGAAAAGCAGTTGGCCAAAGTCGGCATGGGTGCGAAAGCGAAAACATCGGCTGCGGGAACGGGCAGCCAAGCGATCGGTGTGCATGTCGAAGCTGTGCATGCCGAAAAGACGCCGGAATGA
- a CDS encoding MFS transporter, with product MTRRWLNRTVWGIVVATFFSDVSHEMATAVLPDFIKAVGMGPLALGLIEGLADFLVSISKLGGGVLGHYVQHKKPWAALGYLITTVCTAAIGFAKTLTAMVTLRTVAWAGRGYRSPLRDFLLADAVEKTHYGRAFGLERAGDMLGAMVGPLLAAAMIWWRVDPATIIKWGIVPGLLAAASIFFIARERGDAEPETEAEMREGDISKEEPGGDAHHSAGWKTGAWQKFPRMFWLILFGVLVFGIGDFSRTFLVWLAALALGNGGMSSAVAASGNTAAGGVAIVHFAALPMLLYAMHNAVSAMAAYPVGHLGDRRAKLPLLIGGYALGVATNSLLAIESSSIGWLALIFVLSGTYIAMEETLEKAVVADLLPRDVRSLGLGILASANAVGDMISSLYVGALLQRGQPQWAFGIAAGVGALGVTWLLCILPRAERIVMSRSN from the coding sequence ATGACCCGTCGCTGGCTGAACCGCACGGTATGGGGCATCGTCGTGGCGACTTTTTTTTCCGATGTCAGCCACGAGATGGCCACCGCTGTGTTGCCCGACTTCATCAAAGCAGTGGGGATGGGACCCCTGGCGCTGGGGCTGATTGAGGGATTGGCCGATTTTCTGGTCAGCATTTCCAAGTTGGGCGGGGGCGTACTGGGGCATTACGTGCAGCACAAAAAGCCGTGGGCAGCTTTGGGGTACCTGATCACGACGGTTTGCACGGCCGCCATTGGCTTCGCGAAAACGCTGACGGCCATGGTGACGTTGCGCACGGTCGCTTGGGCGGGGCGCGGGTACCGCTCTCCGCTGCGTGACTTTTTACTGGCCGATGCCGTGGAGAAAACCCACTACGGCCGGGCTTTTGGCTTGGAGCGTGCCGGAGACATGCTGGGGGCAATGGTCGGACCGCTATTAGCGGCCGCCATGATTTGGTGGCGCGTGGATCCGGCGACGATTATAAAATGGGGCATTGTGCCGGGATTGTTAGCGGCGGCATCGATTTTTTTTATAGCGCGGGAACGTGGCGATGCTGAACCAGAAACAGAGGCAGAGATGCGGGAAGGGGACATTTCGAAAGAAGAACCCGGCGGAGATGCTCATCACTCGGCCGGATGGAAAACCGGGGCGTGGCAAAAGTTTCCGCGGATGTTTTGGTTGATTTTGTTCGGCGTGCTGGTATTTGGAATTGGCGATTTTTCTCGTACGTTCCTGGTATGGCTGGCGGCATTAGCGCTGGGTAATGGGGGAATGTCGTCAGCCGTCGCGGCTTCCGGCAACACTGCAGCAGGGGGCGTTGCCATCGTGCATTTTGCCGCGCTGCCAATGCTGCTGTATGCCATGCACAATGCCGTGAGTGCCATGGCGGCTTATCCCGTTGGTCATTTGGGTGATCGCCGAGCCAAGCTGCCGCTGTTAATTGGCGGCTACGCATTGGGAGTGGCGACGAATTCACTGTTGGCCATTGAGAGCAGCTCGATCGGCTGGCTGGCGCTGATTTTCGTGCTTTCGGGCACGTACATTGCCATGGAAGAGACGCTGGAAAAGGCTGTCGTGGCCGATCTGCTGCCACGCGATGTCCGCAGCCTAGGATTGGGCATATTGGCTAGCGCTAACGCCGTGGGAGATATGATTTCCAGTTTGTACGTCGGGGCGTTGTTGCAACGTGGCCAGCCGCAATGGGCATTTGGAATTGCCGCGGGCGTCGGCGCGCTGGGTGTGACCTGGTTGCTGTGCATTTTGCCGCGGGCTGAAAGAATCGTGATGAGTCGCAGCAACTAG
- a CDS encoding class I SAM-dependent methyltransferase: protein MKKSDLLCTSWYDYPEWFEIGFDNETKKEADFFEKAFKRWCKFPVRRVLEPACGSGRLVVEMARRGFDVTGFDLSQPSLDYLSRKLRQRHLKATVLNADMTKFRFAKRFDGAFCTFNSFRILTTEAAARSHLQSVAAALRPGGLFFLGLHLAPPDAEPLGMERWVGQRGRTHVTTTLRVVDSKPKQRVERLRINLLVRQFSGNGHAHVKSNGKSTARKKDVGKRNSRLATITRLRDEFDYRLYTAAQILKLFKSVPQFELVEVFDFWYEMDEPQKLDNDACDSLFVLRRV, encoded by the coding sequence ATGAAAAAAAGTGATTTGTTGTGTACCTCATGGTACGACTATCCCGAATGGTTTGAGATCGGCTTTGATAACGAAACAAAAAAAGAAGCCGATTTTTTTGAGAAAGCTTTTAAGCGTTGGTGTAAATTTCCTGTCCGGCGGGTACTGGAGCCGGCCTGCGGCAGCGGCCGCCTCGTGGTGGAAATGGCGCGGCGCGGTTTCGACGTGACTGGGTTCGATTTGAGCCAACCGTCGCTGGATTATTTGAGCCGGAAACTAAGGCAGCGCCACCTCAAAGCGACTGTGCTCAATGCTGACATGACGAAATTTCGCTTTGCGAAGCGATTCGACGGCGCCTTTTGCACGTTCAATAGCTTTCGGATTCTTACCACCGAAGCAGCCGCCCGCAGTCATTTACAAAGCGTGGCGGCGGCGTTGCGTCCGGGCGGTTTATTTTTTCTGGGCCTGCACCTCGCCCCGCCCGATGCAGAGCCGCTGGGCATGGAACGTTGGGTGGGCCAGCGCGGCCGGACCCATGTTACCACGACGCTACGGGTGGTCGATTCCAAACCCAAGCAACGCGTGGAGCGGCTGCGAATTAATCTGCTGGTGCGTCAGTTTAGCGGCAACGGCCACGCTCATGTGAAGAGCAACGGTAAATCTACGGCCCGAAAGAAGGATGTCGGCAAGCGAAACAGTCGCCTGGCTACGATCACAAGGCTCCGCGACGAATTCGACTACCGTCTATACACGGCGGCGCAAATTCTCAAGCTGTTCAAAAGCGTCCCGCAGTTCGAATTGGTCGAAGTTTTCGACTTCTGGTATGAAATGGACGAACCGCAGAAGCTCGATAACGATGCTTGCGACTCACTCTTCGTGCTAAGGCGCGTTTAG
- a CDS encoding L-threonylcarbamoyladenylate synthase translates to MPPLVIDVRSAEDTRDCIHRAVQALAEGKLVAFPTETVYALATSALNEAAVGRMLKTKRRPAGQPPLTLGIKSADEALDYVPQMTPLGQRLARRCWPGPVTIVCANHNPESLLNRLPEGVRKAVTPTGTVGLRVPGHKLFLDTMKLIVGPVALSSANRAGQPDPLTAQEVVAGLGDDVALVLDDGRTRFGQSSSVIKIGDRGFEVIRGGVVSEQTLSRLACFSIVFVCTGNTCRSPMAEALCRNMLAARLHCSPDELQDRGVTISSAGISATMGGRPSPEAVAVLSEIGVDLSHHESQPLAEQLVRHADIIWTMTRGHRQAILSQWPEAGSRVHLLSMDGQDIPDPIGCSEEQYRRCAEQIKAELDSRLKDLEL, encoded by the coding sequence ATGCCGCCTCTGGTGATTGATGTTCGCAGCGCTGAAGATACGCGCGATTGCATTCATCGCGCCGTACAAGCCTTGGCAGAAGGCAAGCTGGTGGCCTTTCCCACCGAAACCGTATATGCGCTGGCTACAAGTGCCTTGAACGAAGCTGCGGTAGGCCGCATGTTGAAAACCAAGCGCCGTCCCGCTGGACAGCCCCCCCTGACCTTGGGTATTAAAAGCGCCGACGAAGCGCTCGATTACGTGCCTCAAATGACGCCGCTGGGCCAACGCCTGGCCCGTCGCTGTTGGCCAGGACCGGTCACCATTGTCTGCGCTAATCACAATCCAGAAAGCTTGCTCAACCGATTGCCCGAAGGGGTTCGAAAAGCCGTTACTCCCACCGGAACTGTTGGCTTACGTGTGCCGGGTCACAAACTTTTTCTCGACACGATGAAACTGATTGTCGGGCCTGTGGCGCTCTCCAGCGCCAACCGGGCGGGTCAACCCGATCCGCTGACTGCGCAGGAAGTCGTAGCTGGCCTGGGAGACGACGTGGCGTTGGTGCTCGACGATGGTCGCACGCGCTTCGGGCAGTCTTCTTCCGTGATCAAAATCGGCGATCGCGGCTTCGAAGTCATCCGTGGCGGTGTTGTTTCGGAACAAACACTTTCACGACTGGCCTGCTTCAGCATTGTGTTTGTTTGCACGGGCAATACGTGCCGCAGCCCGATGGCCGAGGCACTTTGCCGCAACATGCTTGCCGCTCGGCTGCATTGTTCCCCTGATGAACTGCAAGACCGGGGCGTCACGATTTCGTCGGCAGGCATTTCGGCCACCATGGGCGGTCGGCCCAGTCCGGAGGCCGTGGCCGTGTTGTCTGAAATCGGCGTCGATTTGTCACATCACGAAAGCCAGCCGTTGGCCGAGCAATTGGTGCGGCATGCCGACATCATTTGGACTATGACCCGCGGCCATCGCCAGGCCATTTTATCACAGTGGCCTGAAGCGGGTAGCCGCGTACACCTGCTCAGCATGGATGGGCAAGACATTCCCGATCCGATCGGTTGCTCCGAGGAGCAATATCGACGCTGCGCGGAGCAGATCAAGGCCGAGTTAGATTCGCGGTTAAAAGACTTGGAGCTGTAA
- the phnD gene encoding phosphate/phosphite/phosphonate ABC transporter substrate-binding protein — protein MSSASHTPSQPSSFSFARVVTLLALAVLTIGIVYVVKSREWEQAAREKEPTMLAQMGFGPSTPMQLDPQYTDADGDLVADPPKDPAKLVNPDKIEFSFVGSDTADEERSNWKDFADFLSKKIGKPVEVVAFKNREDEMQAMRDGKLHVAGFNTGNVQLAVNTCGFVPVCAPGRDDGSIANYTSQIIVPVGSSLHVLQDLKGKTVTFTDRTSNAGYKAALILLKDRDLLPQRDYNCRFSMSYQKSIDGVSNGQYQAAAIASDMLQRAVASGAADLAKLQVIDQSKPFPPATLGYIYNLSPELAKNIRDAMLDFPWAGSGLEKEFAGTRATKFVPVSYKNDFEWARIVAEAVRDPPDAAIEKDSVSQSP, from the coding sequence ATGAGTTCTGCTTCGCACACACCTTCTCAGCCGTCGTCGTTTTCGTTTGCACGTGTCGTAACATTGTTGGCGCTAGCCGTGTTGACTATTGGCATCGTGTACGTCGTTAAATCTCGGGAATGGGAACAGGCGGCGCGCGAGAAAGAGCCGACCATGCTGGCCCAAATGGGTTTCGGTCCGTCCACGCCGATGCAGCTCGATCCGCAGTACACCGACGCCGACGGCGATTTGGTGGCCGACCCGCCGAAAGATCCAGCCAAGCTTGTCAATCCGGATAAAATCGAGTTTTCGTTCGTCGGTTCAGACACGGCCGACGAAGAACGCTCCAACTGGAAAGATTTTGCCGATTTTCTGTCGAAGAAGATTGGCAAACCTGTGGAGGTGGTCGCGTTTAAAAATCGAGAAGACGAAATGCAAGCCATGCGCGACGGCAAGCTACATGTGGCTGGTTTCAATACCGGTAACGTGCAGTTGGCGGTAAACACGTGTGGATTTGTGCCGGTTTGTGCGCCTGGACGTGATGATGGCAGCATCGCCAATTACACTTCTCAAATTATCGTGCCAGTGGGAAGTTCACTGCATGTGCTGCAAGATCTCAAGGGGAAAACCGTCACATTTACCGACCGCACTTCCAACGCCGGTTACAAGGCGGCGCTCATCTTGCTCAAGGATCGAGATCTTCTTCCCCAGCGCGATTACAATTGCCGCTTTTCTATGTCCTATCAAAAGTCCATCGACGGCGTATCCAATGGTCAGTACCAGGCCGCGGCCATCGCCAGCGATATGCTGCAGCGGGCCGTCGCCAGCGGCGCCGCCGATTTGGCCAAGCTGCAAGTCATCGACCAATCCAAGCCGTTTCCTCCGGCTACACTGGGTTACATTTACAACTTGTCGCCGGAATTGGCCAAAAACATTCGCGACGCAATGCTGGATTTCCCCTGGGCCGGCTCTGGATTAGAGAAAGAGTTCGCCGGCACAAGGGCTACCAAATTTGTGCCCGTTTCATATAAAAACGATTTCGAGTGGGCCCGAATTGTGGCCGAGGCGGTCCGCGATCCCCCCGACGCCGCCATTGAAAAAGATTCTGTCAGCCAGTCGCCATAA
- the rpiB gene encoding ribose 5-phosphate isomerase B, with translation MKIAIGCDHRGFEVKIKLIEMVAKLGHEVTDVGSYNAESCDYPDLAAAVGRKVSSGEVDRGILLCGSGIGMCIAANKIPGVRAAPCYDDLTAEMSRRHNDLNVLCLSADMLGERLIDRLVEVWLNTPFEGGRHSRRLEKITALEHSSITAP, from the coding sequence ATGAAAATTGCAATTGGCTGCGACCACCGCGGTTTCGAAGTCAAAATCAAGCTTATCGAAATGGTGGCCAAGCTCGGTCACGAGGTGACCGACGTCGGGTCGTATAACGCCGAAAGTTGCGATTACCCCGATTTGGCCGCCGCCGTCGGCCGCAAGGTGAGTTCCGGCGAAGTGGATCGCGGCATTCTGCTGTGCGGCAGCGGGATTGGAATGTGCATTGCCGCCAACAAAATTCCCGGCGTGCGGGCCGCCCCCTGCTATGACGATTTAACCGCCGAAATGAGCCGCCGGCACAACGATTTGAATGTGCTCTGTTTGTCGGCCGACATGCTCGGCGAACGGCTCATTGACCGGCTCGTGGAAGTTTGGCTTAATACTCCATTTGAAGGGGGTCGCCATAGCCGGCGGCTGGAAAAAATCACGGCTTTAGAGCACAGTTCAATCACGGCTCCTTAA
- a CDS encoding ABC transporter ATP-binding protein, translating to MKNFYRTLRMVFRYKWTLAASTFTAIMVALLWGLNIGGAYPVIAVVTSGKSIQEWLKAEIDTSQQKITDFNKEINKLCADLAAVPPEQQVPLKSKIASDRSGVKAEQSHLDNYLKIQPYAEKFLPSDAYLALFVIMMVISAGYILKNIFLVFDSVLVDRLSNLATLDLRKKFYRRTLRMDLGSFSDARVSELMTRFTNDVGAINGGIQTVIGKAIREPLKMVACLIGAAYVCPRLLVISLLVAPLAGYLIRRLSKTLKRANHKALQETSTLYNILSETFGGIKVVKAFTMERQERLRFHQNCKQYYRKSMRISWLDALIHPVTELAGITMICLTILAGTYLIIKNETHLLGIKICDRPLEFAELALFYAMLAGSIDPARRLSDVFNGIQRAFAASDRVYELLDREPTVRDPVKPRVLARHHRHIVFDNVNFSYLADQPVLCNLNLRIPYGETLAIVGANGSGKTTMANLIPRFYDPTSGSIRIDDVDLREVRMRDLRGQIGLVTQEPFLFDDTVFNNIRYGSPQATKQQVIEAARKAYAHRFIEELLENGYDTNVGQLGGRLSGGQRQRISIARAILRDPPILILDEATSQIDLESEQLIHKVLEQFVRGRTAIIITHRLQTLDLADRVLVLDQGHIADLGAHDELMGRCELYRRLYQIHLRESA from the coding sequence ATGAAGAATTTTTATCGCACATTGCGGATGGTGTTTCGCTACAAGTGGACGCTGGCCGCTTCCACGTTCACTGCCATTATGGTGGCGCTCTTATGGGGTCTCAATATCGGCGGCGCTTATCCGGTAATTGCCGTCGTAACCAGCGGTAAGTCAATACAGGAATGGCTCAAAGCTGAGATCGATACATCGCAACAAAAAATCACCGACTTCAACAAGGAAATTAACAAGCTATGCGCCGACTTAGCCGCAGTTCCTCCGGAACAGCAAGTACCGTTGAAATCCAAGATTGCCAGCGACCGCAGCGGCGTGAAAGCCGAACAATCGCACCTGGATAATTACCTAAAAATCCAACCGTATGCGGAAAAGTTTTTGCCGTCTGACGCATATCTGGCGTTGTTTGTGATCATGATGGTTATTTCGGCGGGCTACATTCTCAAAAACATTTTCCTCGTTTTCGATTCGGTTTTAGTCGATCGACTCTCAAATTTAGCAACATTGGATTTACGCAAAAAGTTCTACCGCCGGACGTTGCGCATGGATTTAGGCAGTTTTAGCGATGCCCGCGTCAGCGAGCTTATGACCCGGTTCACGAACGACGTCGGCGCCATCAATGGCGGCATTCAAACGGTCATAGGCAAGGCAATTCGTGAACCGTTGAAGATGGTGGCGTGCCTCATTGGGGCGGCTTACGTATGTCCGCGGCTATTGGTCATCTCGCTCTTGGTTGCGCCGCTCGCCGGATATTTGATCCGCCGCTTGTCCAAAACGCTAAAGCGCGCCAACCACAAGGCGCTGCAAGAAACCTCGACTCTATACAACATACTCAGCGAAACGTTTGGCGGCATTAAGGTTGTCAAAGCTTTTACTATGGAGCGCCAGGAACGGCTCCGGTTTCACCAAAACTGCAAACAATACTATCGCAAATCGATGAGAATTTCGTGGCTCGATGCGCTAATTCACCCAGTGACGGAATTAGCCGGCATCACGATGATTTGCCTCACGATTTTGGCCGGCACCTATTTGATCATTAAGAACGAAACACACCTGCTCGGAATTAAAATTTGCGACCGGCCGCTGGAATTCGCTGAATTGGCTTTATTCTATGCCATGTTGGCTGGATCAATCGATCCGGCCCGCCGCTTGTCCGACGTTTTCAACGGCATTCAGCGCGCCTTTGCCGCTTCAGACCGAGTGTATGAATTGCTCGATCGTGAACCCACCGTGCGCGACCCCGTGAAGCCGCGTGTATTGGCTCGTCACCATCGGCATATCGTTTTCGACAATGTGAATTTTAGTTATCTCGCCGACCAACCCGTGCTCTGCAATCTTAATCTGCGCATCCCGTACGGCGAAACTTTAGCAATTGTCGGAGCTAACGGATCCGGCAAAACCACCATGGCCAATTTGATTCCGCGGTTTTATGATCCCACTAGCGGATCGATCCGTATCGACGATGTCGATTTGCGCGAGGTCCGCATGCGCGATTTACGCGGCCAAATCGGTTTGGTCACACAGGAGCCGTTCTTATTTGATGATACCGTATTCAACAACATCCGCTATGGTTCACCGCAGGCCACCAAGCAACAAGTTATCGAGGCGGCCCGCAAGGCCTACGCCCATCGGTTTATCGAAGAGCTATTGGAAAATGGCTACGATACCAATGTGGGGCAATTGGGGGGACGCCTTTCTGGCGGTCAGCGACAACGCATTTCAATCGCTCGGGCTATATTGCGCGACCCGCCGATTCTCATTCTCGACGAAGCCACGAGCCAAATCGACTTGGAAAGCGAGCAACTGATCCACAAGGTTCTGGAGCAATTTGTGCGCGGGCGGACAGCCATCATCATTACGCACCGCTTGCAAACACTTGATTTGGCTGACCGTGTGTTAGTTCTCGACCAAGGCCACATCGCCGATTTAGGCGCCCACGACGAATTGATGGGCCGCTGCGAACTTTACCGCCGCCTGTACCAAATCCACCTCCGCGAATCAGCTTAG
- the lhgO gene encoding L-2-hydroxyglutarate oxidase produces MHTSDVLIVGGGIVGLATAYHLTREYPDRRVTLLEKELQLAQHQTGHNSGVLHSGIYYRPGSLRALNCRAGKAAMEQFCEAEGIPFEICGKVIVALDDRELPALNRIYERGQANGVRCEMIDRARLTELEPHTAGIQAIHVPEAGIVDYSAVCQRLAQCISQAGGQIVCSARVKAMHTSSESMVVESTAGEFQAQWVVTCAGLQSDRVAKLSGQHVDPKIIPFRGEYFELKPEAHLLCRNLIYPVPDPNFPFLGVHFTRMIHGGVECGPNAVLAFAREGYRKRDISLRDLAETLTYSGFLKMAAKYWRTGMGEMWRSFSKRAFVRALQRLVPAIQAEHLEAAPSGVRAQAVAPDGVMLDDFLILETQCVVNVCNAPSPAATASLNIGRIIAEKLAARWT; encoded by the coding sequence ATGCACACCAGCGACGTATTAATTGTGGGCGGAGGCATCGTGGGATTGGCCACCGCCTATCATTTGACGCGCGAATATCCCGATCGCCGAGTTACGCTGTTGGAAAAAGAGCTGCAGTTGGCGCAACATCAAACAGGCCATAACTCTGGCGTGTTACATTCGGGAATTTATTATCGACCGGGAAGCTTGCGAGCGCTGAATTGCCGCGCGGGCAAAGCCGCGATGGAGCAATTCTGCGAGGCAGAAGGAATTCCCTTCGAAATTTGCGGTAAAGTGATTGTGGCACTGGATGATCGTGAATTGCCCGCATTGAATAGAATCTACGAGCGAGGACAAGCCAATGGCGTACGGTGCGAGATGATCGACCGCGCCCGGTTGACGGAATTGGAGCCGCATACGGCAGGCATCCAAGCGATTCATGTTCCGGAGGCGGGGATTGTCGATTACTCAGCGGTATGCCAACGGCTAGCACAATGCATCAGCCAAGCGGGCGGGCAAATTGTGTGCAGCGCGCGAGTGAAAGCGATGCACACCAGCAGCGAGAGTATGGTGGTGGAGAGCACCGCGGGCGAGTTCCAAGCCCAATGGGTAGTGACGTGCGCCGGTTTGCAATCTGACCGCGTGGCCAAGCTAAGTGGGCAGCACGTCGATCCGAAAATTATTCCATTTCGGGGCGAGTATTTTGAATTAAAGCCGGAGGCTCACTTGCTGTGCCGTAATTTAATTTATCCGGTACCCGACCCGAATTTTCCGTTCCTGGGGGTGCACTTTACGCGGATGATCCATGGGGGCGTGGAGTGCGGGCCGAACGCCGTGTTGGCTTTTGCTCGGGAAGGCTACCGCAAGCGCGACATTTCGCTGCGCGATTTGGCCGAGACGTTGACATATTCCGGATTTTTGAAAATGGCCGCCAAATACTGGCGCACCGGCATGGGGGAAATGTGGCGGAGCTTTAGCAAGCGCGCGTTTGTACGGGCACTGCAGCGGTTGGTGCCGGCCATTCAGGCGGAGCATTTAGAAGCGGCGCCCAGCGGCGTCCGAGCCCAGGCCGTGGCCCCCGACGGCGTGATGCTGGACGATTTTTTGATTTTGGAAACCCAGTGTGTGGTGAACGTGTGCAACGCGCCGTCGCCAGCGGCCACGGCCTCGCTAAATATCGGAAGGATCATTGCGGAGAAGCTGGCCGCACGCTGGACGTAG